A region from the Benincasa hispida cultivar B227 chromosome 10, ASM972705v1, whole genome shotgun sequence genome encodes:
- the LOC120088999 gene encoding secreted RxLR effector protein 161-like, which translates to MTDVKPMLSPIVQGRKLSKTDGQPLSELYIYRNTIGALQYLTHIRSDITYVVNQLSQFLQTPTDVHWQAAKRVICYISGIKHYRLYFQPSHNLNVSAYSDADWVSNLDDRKSVAAYCTFVGNNIVSWSSRKQAVVAWSSTESEYRVLAHATSEVLWL; encoded by the coding sequence ATGACGGATGTGAAACCAATGCTCTCACCAATTGTCCAAGGTAGGAAATTATCAAAGACAGATGGACAGCCACTCTCTGAACTTTACATATATCGCAACACCATCGGCGCCCTTCAGTACTTAACTCATATACGGTCGGACATCACCTATGTTGTCAACCAACTGAGTCAATTTCTTCAAACTCCAACTGATGTCCATTGGCAGGCAGCTAAGAGAGTTATTTGCTACATCAGTGGCATAAAACACTATAGGCTTTACTTTCAACCGAGCCATAATCTAAATGTCTCTGCCTACTCAGATGCTGATTGGGTATCCAATCTTGATGACAGAAAATCAGTGGCTGCCTATTGTACCTTTGTAGGAAACAACATTGTATCATGGTCCTCAAGGAAGCAAGCAGTGGTTGCATGGTCGAGTACAGAATCTGAATACAGGGTACTCGCTCATGCTACATCTGAAGTCCTCTGGCTTTAA